The window GTCTTTCTCTGGTTTGGTTGATTTTGCTTGGCCTGCAAGTCTCGAGCCATTGAGAATGGGAGCACTACAGTTAATCAGGTCGGATGGAAAATATGCAATGTAGACACTATTACTTGCTAGTTGCTACAgaccatttcaaaattcaaatggtTACCttacaaagaaggaaacatAAATACACAAAATTTGTGTATTAACCCTCCAATTCCGGGTTTTAGGAAAGCAAAATGGGAAACAGAAAATATTTGGGTTGTAACCCTTCACATGTTCAGTGAACCTAGGTCTCTCTCTGATGAGATTCAAAAAGGAAATCCATATATTTCACCAGAAATTTTTATACATTGGGcaaagagaaagaataaaaagaagaatcGCATAAACCGCTACGACATGAAGATGAAGCTAACCGGAGAAAATTGATTAAACTTATACAATTAAAGGACACAAACCGAATACACAGCTCCATTGGACGGGACGACCCAATCCAAGGATTTTCTTTACAGAATGTAtacaaaaagaaagggggaaaaaaaaaaaaaaggttcttaTTGGTGATGGACATCTAATATCAGTCTTCTgcttgtcctctctctctctcctcctcctactCCACTGCAACAGAGTTGCATACccagaaaaccaaaaatcaccAGAACATAACATATGTTGCAAAATTGTACAATTCGATGCACACTGAAGATGGACCAGAATTCAGATTTCAGAATTTCAGATCATTCAGAATAGCTTGCCTTACCCATGCAGTCAAGACCTTCAGTTCGACTACGCACGATTCTATGGAACACCTCCCTTACCTGGCGCTCCAAAGGATCTAATCCCTCTCTCACTGTATCCAATACCAATGCCAAATCCGATGCTCCCTGTCTCACCTCCTTCTCCCGTTCCTCCGTCAAGGGAAACTGAACTGCATCTGCCATTTCCGTCAAGTGACGCACACATTTCTCAAtttgatggatttctttcaACAACCCACTCGCATTCTTTCGGTCCCGCTTCTTGGATTCCTCCGTTATCCGCTCTTGGAGTGAAATAATTGAGGTTGCCCATGGGAAATGGCGAGGGATGGAAAGATGGGTTTGCAGGCCACGGTCCTGGCAAGGTATAGCAGCGACGAGAGACCACATTACGAACAGAAGCACCGAGTTCATGGTGTAGACAGCGACTGCTACCCCACTGGTGGCAACAATTTCATTGCTACGGGGAGGGGTCAAGTTGTTCCCTATCGCCTGAAGCTGCCTAGCGGCTGACCAAGAGCGAGAGACACTCCAGGAGAGCGAGCGGAAATGCCCTGCTGGACGGTGGtccttgctgctgctgttgttgttcCTCCCGAACGAACGGTTCCTGTGGGAGATGACGGAGCTAGAATCCTTCTCATCCAGCATCGCGATTGTCAAATCCGTCAGCGCCTTCTTGGCCCGCCTGAACTGGCCCTCCCCAAGAATTCTCTGGCGGGAGTCCAAGGCGCAAAGGACGATCTCCAAGTGCTTCTGCCATTGTCGAACCTGCTCAATTCCATCGCGGATAGCGTTGCAGACATCGAGCGCCTTCACACTCCTCTCAAAAAATTCGTTGACCATGCGATCTAAGGGAGGTTTCGAGACGAGAGCCTTGCTTTTGAACAAAATAGCCCTAAATTCCTCCTGGCAACAGAGGAACGCATCAAGAAGGCGACGGATCCATGAGAGGGAGAGCAGATCTTCACCGGTAACGGCATGGAGATCATTGAACCGATCAACGACCTGTTTCTGGAACCCCTCGAGCTCCAATTCCAGGTTGGTAGGCTCCTGATTCCCTTCCATGGAATGAACTTGATCGCGCCTAATACTCAACAACGAACGACCTATCGAGGAAAAAGGCACTGAAGAACCCTGGTAATCCGTCGCTGGCATCCTCAGTCACGATAGGAGAAAAATCCTTAGAACACTTCGATTAACCAGAATCACAACCACCGATACAAACcgccaaaaaccctaattctgatTAATCGACAAGGCTAGCCCCGTAATCAAAAGTTGAGATGGAGCAATTAGAAGTCGACAGGATCTAGGCATCGTATCGAAATTCTAACACAACCCAAAATCCCGGCAGACCCCCCGGAATCAAACGAAATGCATGAAGAAACAGCTCAACAActcgaaaaaaaaataagagatttcCACTTTCCTTACCGTATTAACAATCAGAAAGCATCGAAATTCAAATCGGAAGAGATAAAGAGATAATCAAATTGAAGAGGAGCAGTAGGAACAGAAGAGTGAAAGGTACCTAGACAATAACAGCAACAGTCATGGGAGAGAACCACAAACGGAACCCTAGCGTTACCGAGAGAGACAGAAACTGAACGAGGGAGGGAAGGAAATAAGAGAAACACAAGCCCCTCGTTCTGGTTAAAAAGGAGAAATTCTCTAAACAACCTTGAGGAAGCGATTCGTGTGCAAAATACCGAAATAAGAAAAGTCTTTTAATCGTATTCCCAATATATATAGAAATCCtaaatggatttttatttattctcttatttaattgtccaaaattcagaaaaaatagaacaaacatctaattttaataaaataatggaaaaaaaaagggaaactaaGGCacaataaaaatgtaaaaatcttaaaaatagtttataaaacagttttttttaGTGAAAAGATCTACCAAAACTCAAAGTACTTGTGAAACGGATCGTGACGGATCGGCCATTCTGAATCATGGATTCGGTTGGATCAGTTGATTCGTATTGGTATCGATTGATTCTTTATTGATCCCATATCGTCAGTTCAATATGAACAAgtgtaaaaatgtaaaaaaaaaggggaaaaagttctctgtccgagagtgtggtctacaccagcactcccatgagtctatctctctcctcctcttgtgaaaagacatctttgccctcttattttaaggaggagagagatagacacatggaagtgctggcgtaggccacactcccgtatagaaaactgcttcccaaaaaaaaaaataactttttgaagaaaacaagaGTAAATCTAACCAATCCACATCGATACAGATTAATTTGTcaataccaattactaaatTCCTGATCTGAATTCGATATTGATATGACAATCAATATCGATTCCCATCTCAAGATCGACCAAGAATAGGCATCGACTCAACAATCAATAACGTGTCGATCTAGCCGatctgataccaatacctcaatcCATAGTGGGGCCGAATGAGCAAGAAAGAACAGGAGGAGTGGGGACCACCGTCGCAGAAGGAGTGGAGACGCAGTCTTTGTTCCTCTAGGTTTTTTGCCATGAGACGGACGGAGGAGACGGGAACGGAATAAGGTAAAGATGTAAAGAATGTAGTAGACCTCTGGCCGCGCTAATGGGAGAGTGGAAAGAGTCTGGAGAAAATGTTTTTGGCTTCTAGAAATAATAGTGTCAATTACGAGAATACCCCTTGACATTTTCATTACGACTTTCGAAAGAGTGGACTAAGATTCACTAACGACAGCGAGATCCTGATttatgtgggtcccactgtaCCGCGGGAATGTGGACCTGCCGTCAAACAGTCCACACTGCgtgttgcttctctctctcgatttaGGTATCCTTATCcgtatgtatctctatgtaatTCTGTTTAACCGCAGATTAAGAAAATACGCACGTGTTATTGAAAtagataaaatattaaaatctatAAGAATGACGATATCAAATGATAGGGACAATTTTGTCGTATTTGTCGGATCCAACTTCTGACGTCCCATGCCCAATGGAAATCCcatcattaattaattaaattaaattaatcgTTAGTTAAACTAACTCCCATTGACattgacataaatgccctttcATAGACCTTTCTAGCTGTCGACAGCTAAACTACACCGCTGCCCCTTAGAAGGATTTGAATTTAAATAGAGACATGATGGACATATCTcaatttttaaaaggaaaaaagataaaaactaACTGTAACCGTCAAAATGTCAACATCGGGATCTGAACTGCCCACGGATTTTGTGGATTTCACCATGAAGTCACACCGGGCCAACCTATTgcacctaggggtgtcaatcgatccATTAATATCCCAATCCGAAACCAAATCGATAAgaaattggtttggtttggctTTTTTCGGTTGGTTCGATCTGATTTCACCGAATTGGGCTAGGGTTTGCATTCACACCAGAATCGGTAAAAGAGAATTCTGATCCGAATCGGCCAGAATCGGTTTAGGATTCGAGAATCTAAGCTATTTTATGATGCAAATTAAATTGGTTTAGGAATCAAGAATCGGCTCATGAATTGATCcgattcaaaataaaatataaaaaaaattattaggaATCGATcgatccaattccaattcaGAATACAATGATTAAGAGTGGTGGAAATCGGGTGTCAACCAATTCTAATCCCATTCCTGGTTCTTAAAACCTTGGACTATTATTGTTTCTAATAACATCAGAGCTTCTCAATTCAAAATGTCCATCGTTATGATTCCATATTAGTCATTTGGGAGAGTGATCTTACATCAACTCATTGTTATGATTCTAGATCAATCGTATGGGAGACTGATCTCATATCGATTCCTTTAAAATGACTGACTGAGTGGAGAATGGATAAGGCTTTGGGTACCCTCACCTCAAGAAAAAAGTTTTCTCAGAGATTCATATTAACCAATCATGCTACGTAggcaaatctctctctctctctctaccagTTTTCCGGCAAACAACGAAACCACCATCCCTTTGGAATTGGAGCTGATTGGGGCTTGCTCACTTGacgtatttttctttgtttgtcgACCCTTTAAATGGCATATGTAGAGCGTTGGGCTCCTCTCTTGGGACTTTGGGTGTCCATCACTCAGAGAGCGTCTAATGAGGTATCTAAAGGTTGAGTTGATTGCACGTGCGTCCAAATATGCGCAGGATGGAGAGGAGTTGGATCTGTATTTAGAAcatgtaaccttcttttaattatcttttattttattcttaaaagttctttaaattataaataaaaaagagttttcaaaataatttataaGTTTACTCATCGTTACGTCATTTTTAAAAACTGTTATTGTCTTCACACAtgattcaaataaaattttacattctATTTGATACATGTGCCCCTCACACATTGGAAGGTCTGACGTGTCAAGGACTTTAAATTTTTGGCATCAACAGTCATACGTACAATGGGTTTTAAGGGAATGTAAGAGTTTAAAAGCAAGAGCTAGTAAATATAGGTTAAGTGTAGAGGAGTGACAGTAATTGCCCCACAAAACTATGACAATTATAATATTCCAAAAAGAAACATATATAGGGTCTTGTTCTTGTGTAGAAACTTGACGATAATGCTTATTGttgaattttgattcattttcaaCCATTATATTAATTGTACTAAGTTCTTCTTGTTGAATTAGATACTCTTATATCTTcatgcaaatgattgaattcatttttcttatgaaattcatatctGATAAATTATGAAGGATGCCGAAAATGGAAGAGAACGTTTAAATCTGGATCTCAATAATGATGACTTatttgatgagtaaagtcattAAGGATTGCAAggatcttttattttcttagttcacttgcatgtggaactttcagttgtttgggtttagattcaatttaaaactcaaaagttTTCTTGAAATTTACTTTATAAACCATTAAAGTTTTAAACATTCTGTTTATTTGATTCAATATTTCGTTTGACCAATGTTTATTTATTCTTGGTGCTGACTATATGTAGAAtataggaggagattgttggGTATATTATATAACtcttttatatgttctaataaaGTCTACTAGAATAAAGACAGAGCCCCACTGGATAGAGTCCgtctaacctaaaaccctaatttttcctataaatactagctagaGGCACCAACCTGTATTATTCCAAACTTTATATGCAtggtgtattgctttaagcaaccttgtgcttaaaccctaaaccctaacaagaGGGTTGATGCAGCATGTCTTTTATTCATTCTGTGATTTGGGATGTTAGAGGGTTGTTGATGTCTTGTTTTCCATGATTTTCATTTGCATCATTCACAGACTGGATTTGGATTTAGATTTTAGACACACACATATGACTTATGCATCTTGAAGGCTagcaagaaatgaaaaatgaaaaacagatGAAGGACAAGAACCATACATGCAAAGCTCTTGGTAAAATAGGCCTCTCGTTATACCGC is drawn from Telopea speciosissima isolate NSW1024214 ecotype Mountain lineage chromosome 1, Tspe_v1, whole genome shotgun sequence and contains these coding sequences:
- the LOC122648959 gene encoding protein ROH1-like; amino-acid sequence: MPATDYQGSSVPFSSIGRSLLSIRRDQVHSMEGNQEPTNLELELEGFQKQVVDRFNDLHAVTGEDLLSLSWIRRLLDAFLCCQEEFRAILFKSKALVSKPPLDRMVNEFFERSVKALDVCNAIRDGIEQVRQWQKHLEIVLCALDSRQRILGEGQFRRAKKALTDLTIAMLDEKDSSSVISHRNRSFGRNNNSSSKDHRPAGHFRSLSWSVSRSWSAARQLQAIGNNLTPPRSNEIVATSGVAVAVYTMNSVLLFVMWSLVAAIPCQDRGLQTHLSIPRHFPWATSIISLQERITEESKKRDRKNASGLLKEIHQIEKCVRHLTEMADAVQFPLTEEREKEVRQGASDLALVLDTVREGLDPLERQVREVFHRIVRSRTEGLDCMGKASYSE